One Streptomyces sp. CNQ-509 DNA window includes the following coding sequences:
- a CDS encoding DUF3073 domain-containing protein, giving the protein MGRGRAKAKQTKVARQLKYSSGGTDLSRLAEELGASTTKPPSNGQQQQQQQVEEESPDDDLYARYAELYEDEDDDDGEDSAGSSEQRRGA; this is encoded by the coding sequence ATGGGGCGCGGCCGGGCCAAGGCCAAGCAGACGAAGGTCGCCCGCCAGCTGAAGTACAGCAGCGGTGGGACTGACCTCTCACGCCTTGCCGAAGAGCTGGGCGCATCGACGACGAAGCCGCCGTCGAACGGTCAACAGCAACAGCAGCAGCAAGTCGAGGAAGAGTCTCCCGACGACGACCTGTACGCACGCTACGCGGAGCTGTACGAGGACGAGGACGACGACGACGGCGAGGACTCGGCCGGCTCGTCGGAGCAGCGTCGCGGGGCCTGA
- the hrpA gene encoding ATP-dependent RNA helicase HrpA, with amino-acid sequence MSTSATPSLADLGARLSALTLRDEQRLGRRLDGARRVRKPEARAAVLAEIAAAVDAAELTAERRRAAVPPVSYPQELPVSQKKDDILAAIRDHQVVIVAGETGSGKTTQIPKICLELGRGVRGLIGHTQPRRIAARTVAERVAEELRTPLGEAVGWKVRFTDQVGGDTLVKLMTDGILLAEIQTDRELRQYDTIIIDEAHERSLNIDFLLGYLARLLPRRPDLKVVITSATIDPERFSRHFGDAPIVEVSGRTYPVEVRYRPLLDEGAEDSDRDQISAICDAVDELQAEGDGSGDILVFLSGEREIRDTADALAKQRLRNTEVLPLYARLSHAEQHRVFQRHGSRRVVLATNVAETSLTVPGIRYVIDTGFARISRYSHRTKVQRLPIEPISQASANQRKGRCGRLADGICIRLYAEEDFLARPEFTDAEILRTNLASVILQMTAAGLGDIEKFPFIDPPDSRNIKAGVQLLEELHALDTAQKDPKKRLTQTGRKLAQLPVDPRLARMVLEAERNGCVREVMVIASALSIQDPRERPADKQQQADQHHARFRDESSDFVTFLNLWTYVREQQKALSSSAFRRMCKREFLNYLRIREWQDIYSQLRTIARGMGIHPADQDAAPDLVHQSLLAGLLSHIGLKNAGGEGGREGAAKNEYLGARSAKFAVFPGSALFKKPPRWIMSAELVETSRLWARVNAKVEPDWIEPLAQHLVKRTYSEPHWEKDQAAVMAYERVTLYGVPLVARRSVNYGRIDPETCRDLFIRHALVEGDWRTHHKFFAANRRLLTEVEELEHRARRRDILVDDETLFDFYDQRVPADVVSGAHFDSWWKKKQREEPELLNFEKSMLINEQAEGVTKDDYPDSWRQGKLKLRVTYQFEPGTDADGVTVHVPLQILNQVVPEGFDWQIPGLREDVVTELIRSLPKPIRRNYVPAPNYAKAFLERAVPVQEPLTTALARELQRMVGVPVAAEDFDWGKVPDHLKVTFRVTDERRRQLAESKDLEELRLKLKPKTQAAITRAFDEAAGAGRGARGAEAESGAGAPALDRRTGLTSWTVGALPRTFETRRQGHTVKAYPALVDEGETVAVRLYDTEAEQAAAMWTGTRRLILLQLPSNPAKFANSTLSNQAKLALSRTPHGGVQALFEDCVTASADRLIAAHGGPAWDEEGFRKLFDSVRADIVDATMQTIRQVQEVLAAWHACEGRLRAVKSPVLAESAADVREQLAWLVKPGFVTEHGAGRLPDLLRYLVAADRRLQQLPTHAERDRARMAKVKEMQDEYAWLLEQQPRGRPVPKAVRDVRWMIEELRVSYFAHALGTAYPVSDKRIVKAVDALVPPTR; translated from the coding sequence ATGTCCACTTCCGCCACCCCCAGCCTCGCCGACCTCGGCGCCCGCCTGTCCGCTCTCACGCTCCGCGACGAGCAGCGGCTCGGCCGCCGCCTCGACGGCGCCCGCCGCGTCCGCAAGCCGGAGGCGCGGGCCGCCGTGCTCGCCGAGATCGCCGCCGCGGTCGACGCCGCGGAGCTGACCGCCGAGCGCCGCCGCGCCGCGGTGCCCCCCGTGTCGTATCCGCAGGAGCTGCCGGTCAGCCAGAAGAAGGACGACATCCTCGCGGCCATACGCGACCACCAGGTCGTGATCGTCGCGGGCGAGACCGGGTCGGGCAAGACGACCCAGATCCCCAAGATCTGCCTGGAGCTGGGCCGCGGCGTCCGCGGCCTCATCGGCCATACGCAGCCCCGCCGCATCGCCGCCCGCACGGTGGCCGAGCGCGTCGCCGAGGAGCTGCGCACCCCGCTCGGCGAGGCCGTCGGGTGGAAGGTCCGCTTCACCGACCAGGTCGGCGGCGACACGCTCGTCAAGCTCATGACCGACGGCATCCTGCTCGCCGAGATCCAGACGGACCGCGAGCTGCGCCAGTACGACACGATCATCATCGACGAGGCGCACGAGCGCAGCCTGAACATCGACTTCCTGCTGGGCTACCTCGCCCGGCTCCTCCCCCGCCGCCCCGACCTCAAGGTCGTCATCACCTCCGCGACCATCGACCCGGAGCGCTTCTCCCGGCACTTCGGCGACGCCCCGATCGTCGAGGTCAGCGGCCGTACGTACCCGGTCGAGGTGCGCTACCGCCCGCTCCTCGACGAGGGTGCGGAAGACAGCGACCGGGACCAGATCAGCGCCATCTGCGACGCCGTCGACGAGCTCCAGGCCGAGGGCGACGGCTCCGGCGACATCCTCGTCTTCCTCTCCGGCGAGCGCGAGATCCGCGACACCGCGGACGCGCTCGCGAAGCAGAGGCTCCGCAACACCGAGGTCCTCCCCCTCTACGCCCGCCTCTCGCACGCCGAGCAGCACCGCGTCTTCCAGAGACACGGCAGCAGACGCGTCGTGCTGGCCACGAACGTCGCCGAGACCTCGCTCACCGTCCCCGGCATCCGGTACGTGATCGACACCGGCTTCGCCCGCATCTCCCGCTACAGCCACCGCACCAAGGTCCAGCGTCTGCCCATCGAGCCCATCTCGCAGGCCAGCGCCAACCAGCGCAAGGGCCGCTGCGGCCGGCTCGCCGACGGCATCTGCATCCGGCTCTACGCGGAGGAGGACTTCCTCGCCCGCCCCGAGTTCACCGACGCGGAGATCCTCCGTACGAACCTGGCGTCCGTCATCCTCCAGATGACCGCCGCCGGCCTCGGCGACATCGAGAAGTTCCCCTTCATCGACCCGCCGGACAGCCGCAACATCAAGGCGGGCGTCCAGCTTCTGGAGGAGCTGCACGCGCTCGACACCGCTCAGAAGGACCCGAAGAAGCGGCTCACCCAGACCGGCCGCAAGCTCGCCCAGTTGCCCGTCGACCCGCGGCTCGCCCGCATGGTGCTGGAGGCCGAGCGCAACGGGTGCGTACGCGAGGTCATGGTCATCGCCTCCGCACTGTCCATCCAGGACCCGCGCGAGCGCCCCGCTGACAAACAGCAGCAGGCCGACCAGCACCACGCCCGCTTCCGCGACGAGTCCAGCGACTTCGTGACGTTCCTCAACCTGTGGACGTACGTGCGCGAGCAGCAGAAGGCGCTGTCCTCGTCCGCGTTCCGGCGCATGTGCAAGCGCGAGTTCCTCAACTACCTGCGTATACGCGAGTGGCAGGACATCTACTCCCAACTGCGCACGATCGCCCGCGGCATGGGAATCCACCCCGCCGACCAGGACGCCGCGCCCGACCTGGTCCACCAGTCGCTGCTCGCCGGGCTGCTCAGCCACATCGGGCTGAAGAACGCAGGTGGGGAGGGCGGGAGAGAAGGGGCCGCGAAGAACGAGTACCTGGGCGCGCGCAGCGCGAAGTTCGCCGTCTTCCCCGGCTCCGCGCTCTTCAAGAAGCCGCCGCGCTGGATCATGTCGGCCGAACTGGTCGAGACCTCCCGGCTGTGGGCGCGGGTCAACGCGAAGGTCGAGCCCGACTGGATCGAGCCGCTGGCGCAGCACCTGGTCAAGCGCACGTACAGCGAGCCGCACTGGGAGAAGGACCAGGCCGCGGTGATGGCGTACGAGCGCGTCACCCTCTACGGCGTGCCGCTGGTGGCCCGCCGCTCGGTCAACTACGGCCGTATCGACCCCGAGACCTGCCGCGACCTCTTCATCCGGCACGCGCTGGTCGAGGGCGACTGGCGGACGCACCACAAGTTCTTCGCCGCCAACCGCCGCCTGCTCACCGAGGTCGAGGAGCTGGAGCACCGGGCCCGCCGCCGCGACATCCTCGTGGACGACGAGACGCTCTTCGACTTCTACGACCAGCGCGTCCCCGCGGACGTCGTGTCGGGGGCGCACTTCGACTCCTGGTGGAAGAAGAAGCAGCGCGAAGAGCCGGAACTGCTCAACTTCGAGAAGTCGATGCTCATCAACGAGCAGGCGGAGGGCGTCACCAAGGACGACTACCCCGACTCCTGGCGGCAGGGCAAGCTGAAGCTGCGGGTGACGTACCAGTTCGAGCCGGGCACGGACGCGGACGGCGTCACCGTGCACGTACCGTTGCAGATCCTCAACCAGGTGGTCCCGGAGGGCTTCGACTGGCAGATCCCGGGGCTGCGCGAGGACGTGGTCACCGAGCTGATCCGCTCGCTCCCGAAGCCGATCCGGCGCAACTACGTGCCGGCGCCGAACTACGCCAAGGCGTTCCTGGAGCGGGCCGTGCCCGTCCAGGAGCCGCTGACGACGGCGCTGGCGCGGGAGCTCCAGCGGATGGTGGGAGTGCCGGTCGCGGCGGAGGACTTCGACTGGGGCAAGGTGCCGGACCACCTGAAGGTCACGTTCCGCGTGACCGACGAACGGCGGCGGCAACTCGCGGAATCGAAGGACCTGGAGGAGCTGCGGCTGAAGCTGAAGCCCAAGACGCAGGCGGCGATCACCCGGGCGTTCGACGAGGCGGCGGGGGCCGGGAGGGGCGCGCGCGGCGCCGAGGCGGAGAGCGGCGCAGGCGCCCCCGCGCTGGACCGGCGCACCGGCCTCACTTCCTGGACCGTCGGCGCCCTCCCCCGCACCTTCGAGACCCGCCGCCAGGGCCACACCGTCAAGGCGTACCCGGCGCTGGTGGACGAGGGCGAGACGGTCGCGGTGCGGCTGTACGACACGGAGGCGGAGCAGGCCGCCGCCATGTGGACCGGCACCCGCCGGCTCATCCTGCTCCAACTTCCCTCCAACCCCGCTAAGTTCGCCAACAGCACGCTCTCCAACCAGGCGAAGCTCGCCCTCTCCCGCACCCCGCACGGCGGCGTACAGGCCCTCTTCGAGGACTGCGTGACGGCCTCCGCGGACCGGCTCATCGCGGCCCACGGCGGGCCCGCGTGGGACGAGGAGGGCTTCCGCAAGCTCTTCGACTCCGTACGGGCCGACATCGTCGACGCGACGATGCAGACCATCCGGCAGGTGCAGGAGGTGCTGGCGGCCTGGCACGCCTGCGAGGGGCGACTGCGGGCCGTCAAGAGCCCCGTGCTGGCCGAGTCCGCGGCGGACGTGCGCGAGCAGTTGGCGTGGCTGGTGAAGCCAGGCTTCGTCACCGAGCACGGCGCGGGCCGGCTGCCGGACCTGCTGCGCTACCTCGTCGCGGCGGACCGCCGGCTGCAGCAGCTCCCGACGCACGCGGAGCGCGACCGGGCGCGGATGGCGAAGGTCAAGGAGATGCAGGACGAGTACGCGTGGCTGCTGGAGCAGCAGCCGCGGGGGCGGCCGGTGCCGAAGGCGGTACGGGACGTGCGGTGGATGATCGAGGAGCTGCGGGTCAGCTACTTCGCGCACGCGCTGGGGACGGCGTATCCGGTCTCCGACAAGCGGATCGTGAAGGCGGTCGACGCGCTGGTGCCGCCGACGAGGTGA
- a CDS encoding Glu/Leu/Phe/Val dehydrogenase dimerization domain-containing protein has product MTDVLSTLFRSDQGGHEQVVLCQDRETGLKAVIALHSTALGPALGGTRFHDYASSDDPEQAAVLDALNLSRGMSYKNAMAGLDHGGGKAVIIGDPDQAKTEDLLLAYGRFVASLGGRYVTACDVGTYVEDMDVVARTNRWTTGRSPENGGCGDSSVLTAFGVFQGMRAVAEHLWGTPSLRGRRVGIAGVGKVGHILVDHLVADGAEVVVTDVREESVARVRAAHPGVAVVADTDALIRQPLDVYAPCALGGALSDETVRVLAAKAVCGAANNQLAHPGVEKDLADRGILYAPDYVVNAGGVIQVADELHGFDMDRARAKAARIFDTTVEIFHRAASDGVPPAVAADRIAEQRMAEARRRG; this is encoded by the coding sequence GTGACCGACGTTCTCTCCACACTCTTCCGCTCCGATCAGGGCGGACATGAACAGGTTGTCCTCTGCCAGGACCGCGAGACCGGCCTCAAGGCGGTCATCGCCCTGCACTCCACCGCCCTGGGCCCGGCCCTCGGCGGCACCCGCTTCCACGACTACGCCTCGTCGGACGACCCCGAGCAGGCCGCGGTCCTGGACGCGCTCAACCTCTCCCGCGGCATGTCCTACAAGAACGCGATGGCGGGCCTCGACCACGGCGGCGGCAAGGCCGTGATCATCGGCGACCCCGACCAGGCGAAGACCGAGGACCTGCTGCTGGCCTACGGCCGCTTCGTCGCCTCGCTCGGCGGGCGCTACGTCACGGCCTGCGACGTCGGCACGTACGTCGAGGACATGGACGTGGTCGCCCGTACGAACAGGTGGACCACCGGCCGCTCGCCCGAGAACGGCGGCTGCGGCGACTCCTCCGTCCTGACGGCGTTCGGCGTCTTCCAGGGCATGCGCGCGGTGGCCGAGCACCTGTGGGGCACGCCGTCGCTGCGCGGCCGGCGGGTCGGCATCGCCGGGGTCGGCAAGGTGGGGCACATCCTGGTGGACCACCTGGTGGCGGACGGCGCGGAGGTCGTGGTCACCGACGTACGGGAGGAGTCGGTGGCGCGGGTACGGGCGGCGCACCCCGGCGTGGCCGTGGTGGCGGACACGGACGCGCTGATCCGCCAGCCGCTGGACGTGTACGCGCCGTGCGCGCTGGGCGGGGCGCTCAGCGACGAGACGGTGCGCGTGCTCGCCGCGAAGGCCGTCTGCGGCGCCGCGAACAACCAGCTCGCGCACCCGGGCGTGGAGAAGGACCTGGCCGACCGCGGGATCCTCTACGCCCCGGACTACGTGGTCAACGCGGGCGGCGTCATCCAGGTCGCCGACGAGCTGCACGGCTTCGACATGGACCGGGCGCGGGCGAAGGCCGCGCGGATCTTCGACACGACGGTGGAGATATTCCACCGGGCGGCGTCCGACGGCGTACCCCCGGCGGTGGCGGCGGACCGGATCGCAGAGCAGCGCATGGCGGAGGCCAGGCGCCGCGGCTGA
- a CDS encoding MFS transporter: MSTPTDADPRRWVALAFIGLAQLMIVLDVTIVNIALPSAQADLEISDGDRPWVITAYTLAFGGLLLLGGRIADYTGRRRAFLTGLVGFAAASAIGGAAPNFAALLGARAAQGAFAALLAPAALSLLTTSFTEQRERARAFGIFGAIAAGGGAIGLVTGGALTEYLDWRWCLYVNVPIAVAAAAGWWVLPADSRPEARRKIDVPGAVLAVTGLVAVVYGCSEAESEGWTSTTVMALLFLGAALLTGFVLHERSVAAPLLPLRILLSRTRGSAFLGIALATVGMFAMFLFLTYYMQVVMGYSALKTGVAFLPLTAGVLAGAGGLATRLLPKVPPRALIVPGLLFAAAGAGWLATLDIDTSYAAGVLPAELIMGFGMGMVMAPAINYATHGVREEEAGVASATVSTSQQIGGSIGTALLNTVAASATTDYLTDHLPDPGTLEEKRSGGGPVPDVAKQALGEGFSSAYTVASVILLATAAVVAVLMNTPRPDRTKAGTTTPDRADFVHLA; encoded by the coding sequence ATGTCCACACCGACAGACGCCGATCCGCGGCGCTGGGTTGCGTTGGCCTTCATCGGGCTGGCGCAGTTGATGATCGTGCTGGATGTCACGATCGTGAACATCGCCCTGCCGTCCGCGCAGGCGGATCTGGAGATCTCCGACGGGGACCGGCCGTGGGTGATCACCGCGTACACCCTGGCCTTCGGCGGGCTGCTCCTGCTGGGCGGCCGGATCGCCGACTACACCGGCCGCCGCCGGGCGTTCCTGACCGGGCTGGTCGGCTTCGCCGCCGCCTCCGCCATCGGCGGCGCGGCACCGAACTTCGCCGCCCTGCTGGGCGCACGGGCCGCCCAGGGCGCCTTCGCCGCGCTACTGGCGCCGGCGGCGCTGTCGCTGCTGACGACGAGCTTCACCGAGCAGCGTGAACGCGCCCGCGCGTTCGGGATCTTCGGCGCGATCGCTGCCGGCGGCGGTGCGATCGGCCTGGTCACCGGCGGCGCACTGACCGAGTACCTGGACTGGCGCTGGTGCCTGTACGTGAACGTGCCCATCGCCGTCGCCGCCGCGGCCGGCTGGTGGGTCCTGCCCGCCGACAGCCGCCCCGAGGCCCGCCGGAAGATCGACGTCCCCGGCGCCGTCCTCGCCGTCACCGGCCTGGTCGCCGTCGTGTACGGGTGCAGCGAGGCCGAATCCGAGGGCTGGACCTCCACCACCGTCATGGCCCTGCTCTTCCTCGGCGCCGCCCTGCTCACCGGCTTCGTACTGCACGAGCGCAGCGTCGCCGCGCCGCTGCTGCCGCTGCGGATCCTCCTCAGCCGCACACGCGGCAGCGCGTTCCTGGGCATCGCGCTGGCCACGGTCGGAATGTTCGCGATGTTCCTCTTCCTCACGTACTACATGCAGGTCGTCATGGGCTACTCCGCCCTGAAGACCGGAGTGGCGTTCCTGCCGCTGACCGCCGGAGTCCTGGCCGGCGCCGGGGGCCTGGCCACCCGCCTCCTGCCCAAGGTGCCGCCGCGGGCGCTGATCGTCCCCGGGCTGCTGTTCGCCGCGGCCGGCGCCGGCTGGCTGGCGACGCTGGACATCGACACCTCGTACGCGGCCGGGGTGCTGCCCGCCGAGCTGATCATGGGCTTCGGGATGGGCATGGTCATGGCCCCGGCCATCAACTACGCCACCCACGGCGTCCGCGAAGAAGAAGCCGGCGTCGCCTCCGCCACCGTCAGCACCTCCCAGCAGATCGGCGGCTCCATCGGCACCGCCCTCCTCAACACCGTCGCCGCCAGCGCCACCACCGACTACCTCACCGACCACCTCCCCGACCCCGGCACCCTCGAAGAGAAGCGATCTGGAGGCGGACCCGTCCCCGATGTCGCCAAGCAAGCCCTCGGCGAAGGCTTCTCCTCCGCCTACACCGTCGCCTCCGTCATCCTCCTCGCCACGGCGGCCGTGGTCGCCGTACTGATGAACACCCCCCGCCCCGACCGCACCAAGGCCGGCACCACCACCCCCGACCGAGCCGACTTCGTCCATCTCGCCTGA
- a CDS encoding helix-turn-helix transcriptional regulator: MKTRFVSPVFVGRKEQLNALRSALRQADAGESQVRLVGGEAGIGKTRLVQELQRDAQLSGAVVAVGACLDQGAAGLPFAPFVAVLRALHREIGPALTAHTAGMEGDLARLLPELGEAGPEGRTRLFEATVRLLERLGADRTVVVVLEDLHWADRSTRELLSYLIRALPPARLLVLATFRSDAVHRRHPLRAFLGELDRLRGVVQHVDLGPLGRDEVLAQLAGIRGDAAPASASAAAAASEVYRRSEGNPFFVEELTLSEAAGHGMSDSLRELLLIRVESLPQAARELVRTAALDAVVEHELLAAVAGLDEDELLAGLREAVGARILMPVRSPGADGYAFRHALLREAVLDDLLPGDRRRLGRRYADSLTADATLVGSEERAVRLAGYWYHAREPARALPALLDAVAETRERHVYDAQLDLLERAIELWDRVPEERRRDLAWQGTLESYPPHEGKPGLHLVDLLAEAARAALLGWAAERGFAFVRQAERLVDERTDPLRAAWFWMERSRLTAFSDRGDGGAELARAYDLVRDTPPSPTHADVLHYLASWRRLHDADENTVALAARAVEQARTTGAAELELNARATLAHVRAQLGDTETAIAELYELREAATRADAPRLLGRVNVNLTDALHKQGRAAEAVEAGLAGVEELNRRRLYGAASLTAANVAESLFHLGEWDRAAALVERWRDGATSRGYASLHLVAARTAAARGAYDTVPALLAAARQQVSRLGEPQFELPLAVVELHAAAGQGRHPEAFAVLRAALASLPLPGQDWYVTQLLIAGAQLAGDTGGLPGQDDAERQDVVDRLSTASAGLAPGWPALLPWLAAELARARQEDDPALWARAADAVEPCGCPHILARIRCQWAEALLAVSVDGAREEAAGLLAQAHAEAVRLGARPLAEDAELLAGRARIALTTAPAGAPAARDALAGFGLTARERDVLRLVATGRSNRQIAGDLFISPKTASVHVSHMMAKLGAASRGEAAAIAHRMRFFQE; this comes from the coding sequence GTGAAGACCCGGTTCGTCAGTCCCGTGTTCGTCGGCCGGAAAGAGCAGCTCAATGCGCTGCGATCGGCCCTCCGGCAAGCCGACGCGGGCGAGTCGCAGGTGCGCCTCGTGGGCGGAGAGGCCGGGATCGGCAAGACCCGCCTGGTGCAGGAGTTGCAGCGGGATGCGCAGCTGAGCGGCGCCGTCGTCGCCGTGGGCGCCTGCCTGGACCAGGGGGCGGCCGGGCTGCCGTTCGCGCCCTTCGTTGCCGTGCTGCGTGCGCTGCACCGCGAGATCGGCCCCGCGCTGACGGCGCACACCGCAGGCATGGAAGGCGACCTGGCCCGGCTGCTGCCGGAACTGGGCGAGGCCGGTCCCGAGGGCCGTACCCGCCTGTTCGAGGCGACGGTCCGGCTGCTGGAGCGACTCGGCGCCGACCGTACCGTCGTCGTGGTGCTGGAGGATCTGCACTGGGCGGACCGGTCCACCCGCGAGTTGCTCAGCTATCTCATACGGGCGCTGCCGCCCGCCCGGCTGCTGGTGCTGGCGACGTTCCGGTCCGACGCGGTGCACCGGCGGCACCCGCTGCGCGCCTTCCTCGGCGAGCTGGACCGGCTCCGCGGCGTGGTGCAGCACGTCGACCTCGGCCCGCTGGGCCGCGACGAGGTGCTCGCCCAGCTTGCCGGCATCCGCGGCGACGCGGCGCCGGCGTCCGCCTCCGCAGCCGCCGCCGCGAGCGAGGTCTACCGGCGGTCCGAGGGCAACCCCTTCTTCGTCGAGGAGCTGACCCTCAGCGAGGCGGCGGGGCACGGGATGAGCGACTCGCTGCGGGAGTTGCTGCTGATCAGAGTGGAGTCGCTGCCCCAGGCCGCGAGGGAGCTGGTACGTACCGCAGCCCTGGACGCCGTCGTCGAGCACGAGTTGCTCGCCGCCGTCGCAGGGCTCGACGAGGACGAGCTGCTCGCCGGGCTGCGCGAGGCGGTCGGCGCCCGCATCCTCATGCCCGTCCGCTCCCCGGGCGCCGACGGCTACGCCTTCCGGCACGCCCTCCTCCGCGAGGCCGTGCTCGACGACCTGCTGCCCGGCGACCGCCGGCGCCTCGGCCGCCGCTACGCCGACTCGCTCACGGCGGACGCCACCCTCGTCGGCAGCGAGGAGCGGGCCGTACGGCTGGCCGGCTACTGGTACCACGCACGCGAGCCGGCCCGGGCCCTGCCCGCGCTGCTCGACGCAGTCGCCGAGACGCGCGAGCGGCACGTCTACGACGCCCAGCTGGACCTGCTGGAGCGGGCGATCGAGCTGTGGGACCGGGTACCGGAGGAGCGGCGGCGCGACCTCGCGTGGCAGGGCACGCTTGAGTCGTACCCGCCGCACGAAGGCAAGCCCGGCCTGCACCTCGTCGACCTGCTCGCGGAAGCCGCCCGCGCGGCCCTCCTCGGCTGGGCCGCAGAGCGCGGATTCGCCTTCGTACGACAGGCGGAGCGGCTGGTCGACGAGCGTACGGACCCGCTGCGGGCCGCCTGGTTCTGGATGGAGCGCTCGCGGCTGACGGCCTTCTCGGACCGCGGCGACGGCGGCGCCGAACTGGCCCGCGCCTACGACCTCGTACGCGACACGCCCCCGTCGCCCACCCACGCCGACGTGCTGCACTACCTCGCCTCCTGGCGACGCCTGCACGACGCGGACGAGAACACCGTCGCCCTGGCCGCCCGCGCCGTGGAACAGGCCCGGACCACCGGTGCCGCCGAGCTCGAACTGAACGCGCGCGCCACCCTGGCGCACGTACGCGCACAGCTCGGCGACACCGAGACGGCCATCGCTGAGTTGTACGAGCTGCGCGAAGCGGCCACCCGGGCCGACGCACCCAGGCTGCTCGGCCGGGTCAACGTCAACCTGACCGACGCGCTGCACAAGCAGGGCAGGGCGGCCGAGGCCGTCGAGGCGGGGCTGGCGGGCGTCGAGGAGCTGAACCGCCGGCGGCTGTACGGCGCCGCCTCGCTCACCGCCGCAAACGTGGCGGAGTCGCTCTTCCACCTGGGCGAGTGGGATCGGGCCGCGGCGCTGGTCGAGCGGTGGCGTGACGGTGCGACCTCCCGGGGTTACGCGTCCCTGCACCTGGTCGCCGCGCGCACCGCCGCGGCGCGCGGCGCGTACGACACGGTGCCCGCCCTGCTGGCCGCCGCCCGGCAGCAGGTGAGCCGGCTGGGCGAGCCGCAGTTCGAGCTGCCGCTGGCGGTGGTGGAATTGCACGCCGCCGCCGGGCAGGGCCGGCACCCCGAGGCGTTCGCGGTGCTGCGTGCGGCGCTGGCGTCGCTCCCGCTGCCTGGCCAGGACTGGTACGTCACGCAGTTGCTGATCGCCGGTGCCCAACTGGCCGGGGACACGGGGGGCTTGCCGGGTCAGGACGATGCGGAGCGACAGGACGTGGTCGACCGGCTGTCCACGGCCTCAGCGGGCCTGGCCCCGGGCTGGCCGGCGCTCCTGCCGTGGCTGGCCGCCGAACTCGCCCGTGCCCGGCAGGAGGACGACCCCGCCCTCTGGGCCCGGGCCGCCGACGCCGTCGAACCGTGCGGCTGCCCGCACATCCTTGCGCGTATCCGGTGCCAGTGGGCGGAAGCGCTGCTCGCCGTCAGCGTGGACGGTGCCCGCGAGGAGGCGGCGGGGCTGCTGGCACAGGCGCACGCGGAGGCGGTACGTCTCGGCGCCCGGCCGCTGGCGGAGGACGCCGAACTCCTCGCTGGCCGCGCCCGTATCGCCCTCACCACCGCACCCGCCGGCGCCCCCGCGGCGCGCGACGCGCTGGCCGGATTCGGCCTGACCGCACGGGAGCGCGACGTGCTGCGGCTGGTCGCGACGGGACGCAGCAACCGGCAGATCGCCGGGGATCTCTTCATCTCACCGAAGACGGCGAGCGTCCACGTCTCCCACATGATGGCCAAGCTCGGCGCCGCCAGCCGCGGGGAGGCGGCGGCGATCGCCCACCGGATGCGCTTCTTCCAGGAGTAG
- the bldC gene encoding developmental transcriptional regulator BldC, with product MTARTPDAEPLLTPAEVATMFRVDPKTVTRWAKAGKLTSIRTLGGHRRYREAEVRALLAGIPQQRSEA from the coding sequence ATGACCGCTCGCACCCCTGACGCCGAGCCGCTGCTGACCCCCGCCGAGGTAGCCACGATGTTCCGCGTTGACCCGAAGACGGTCACGCGCTGGGCGAAGGCCGGCAAGCTCACGTCTATCCGCACGCTCGGCGGGCATCGCCGCTACCGCGAGGCGGAGGTCCGTGCACTGCTGGCGGGCATTCCGCAGCAGCGCAGCGAGGCCTGA
- a CDS encoding DUF6274 family protein produces MTTTVRHETKALLRAHLSAASSYGHLTPHCAVCSRLLRLAMESGQPPEIADANDGARASDAAETAARDGATLPA; encoded by the coding sequence ATGACGACGACGGTGCGACACGAGACCAAGGCCCTTCTGCGCGCCCATCTCTCCGCCGCCTCGTCCTACGGGCACCTCACCCCCCACTGCGCCGTCTGCAGCCGTCTGCTGCGGCTGGCGATGGAGTCCGGGCAGCCGCCGGAGATCGCGGACGCGAACGACGGCGCGAGGGCGAGCGACGCCGCGGAGACGGCCGCGCGGGACGGGGCAACGCTCCCGGCGTAG